The Algoriphagus halophilus sequence AGCAGCTCCAACATTTGCCTCTGAACCTCCAAATTCCAGGTCTAACTGGTGTGCCTGAAAAAACCGCTGACTAGAGGGCGGTGAAAGACGAAGCATTACCTCGCCTAGAGAAACAATTTTTTTCATTGAAGAATTAATTTTCTATAATTTCATTGTTGGAAACTAAGTTAATGAAATAAAAATATGATAAACAAAGCACTTTGTTTAGACCCTACGGATAATGTTGGAGTGGCATTAACCGACTTGAAAATAGGTGACACATTTGATCTAAACGGGTATAAGGGAAACATTATCAGCGAAGTAGCTGCAAAACATAAATTTGCTTTAAAGGAATTTGATTCGGGGGAAGAGGTATTCATGTATGGAACCATTGTGGGGGAAACAACAAAGCCCATACAAGTAGGAGAAGCGATTACCTTGGATAATATTAAACATAAAATTCGTGAATTCCAGGATGAAGGAGCCACTTATAATTGGAATAAGCCAAACATAGAAAATATTAAAGGGAAGACGTTTTTAGGGTATCAAAGATCTGATGGTCAAGTAGGTACAGCTAATTATTGGCTTGTTCTACCGATGGTGTTTTGTGAAAATACCAATGTGAAATTACTGCAGGATGCCTTTGAAAAAGCCTTGGGTTTTGCCGTGATCAACCCCTATGAAAACCAAGTAAGAAACCTGGTTGCAGCTTATCAAAATGAAAAATTTACGGAATCGCTTGCGGAACCAAAAATTGATACCAATTCTAAGGTTTTTGAAAACATCGATGGCATCCGCTTTTTAACTCATGACGGGGGCTGTGGTGGAACCAGAGGAGATTCTGACACACTTTGTGCCTTGCTGGCTGGATATCTCAACCACCCAAATGTAGCGGGTGCTACAATTTTGAGTTTAGGGTGCCAACATGCCCAAGTAGCTATCCTTCAGGATCGATTGAACAACATTCAAAAGGGGGCTCAGAAACCATTGGTGATTTGCGAGCAACAGACCGAAGGAACTACAGATCAATTGCTTCAGAAAGCAGTCAATGAAACATTTAAAGGCTTGATCGAAGCCAACAAAATCGAGAGAACTCCTGCCCCTATTTCAAAATTGGTCATTGGATTAGAATGTGGCGGTTCAGATGGCTTTTCTGGAATATCTGCCAACCCTACCTTAGGACGTGTTTCAGATTTGGTGGTGGCTTCAGGAGGTTCGGCAATTTTATCAGAATTTCCGGAGTTATGTGGGGCTGAACAACCTATCATCGATCGATGTGTAAATCCTACTGTTGCAGAAAAATTCATCAGGTTAATGGATGAGTATGCCAATGCTGCCGAACGCGTCGGTAGCGGATTTGATATGAATCCAAGTCCAGGAAACATCAAAGATGGTTTGCTGACTGATGCCATCAAATCTTGTGGAGCCGCTAAAAAAGGTGGAACAGCACCAGTTTCTGATGTATTGGATTATACAGAATATGTCAAAGTTCCTGGTTTGAATCTATTATGTACACCAGGCAATGATGTTGAAAGTACTACTGGCTTGGCTGGAAGTGGAGCCAACATTATCCTATTCTCAACGGGTTTGGGAACCCCAACAGGAAATCCAGTTTGTCCAGTAATCAAAGTGGCCACCAATGATAAACTGACCGCTAGAATGCCGGATATCATTGATTTTAATACTGGTGGAATAATTTCTGGAGCGGAATCCATTGAAAGCTGTGGGGAGAAGCTGTTGGATTTGATTATTGAAGTAGCTTCAGGTAGGATCAAAACCAAAGCAGAACAAAAGAAAAACTACGATTTTATCCCCTGGAAAAGAGGGGTTTCTTTATAAACAAAAAGGGCGGCCATGTGGCCGCCCTTTTAAACAAACTAAGGGTGATTAATATGCTATTCTACCTTGAATGGTACTTGAACCTGCACCAGTATTAGGGTTGAAATTTCCTACTACAGTACCTTCTCCAGTAGCACCTTCGAATTTACCTGTACCGCCAATAATCTCTACTTCAGCTATAAATTCACTTCTTTCTCCACTAATTGGAGTTACCACATTATTGATGTTTTTAAACCATACGGAGTTTCCTTTTCCATCAGTAGTGATGGAGCTCACTTCGTCATTGTCCACAAAAATCCCCATTGCTTCCAATTGTTCAGCATAAAACTGAGTAACTGGAGCTCCTACTGTTTGCAAACCAGCTGCACCAAAAGAGGCATATTGATTTAAAAACGTGTAGGCCTTACCCATATGGCTGGAGTTACCTACCCCAGTTCCTGGAAAATAGGCGGGAATAGCGGAAGTGAAATCTCCATTTTCATCTACAGAGATAAGTTGGTTAGTAAACCTTTCAAAGTAATTTCTTTCTGCTGTTTTTCTAGCATTTCCATCCGTTAGGGTTTCTTGGGATGTCAACACTTCCGTTTGGGAAGCTGGTTGAACTAAAGCTGGCTCATCTATAGAAGTACAAGCACTTACGAACATGGAGCCTGCAAGGCTCATTAGGCCTAATCTAGACCACATTGATTTTTTCATATTTTTAAGAATTGGTAGTGGGTAATAACATATTTAAGTATCAAAATTTATTAGCTAAAATTTGGGTGAAAATTGTATAAATTTTAGATAATGAATAATAATATGTATTTCACACCAATAAAAATGCCAAACATTACGTTTCTACAATAAAAAAGTTTGCTGAAGCAGCATTTTCTCTAATTTTTCTGGCTTTAGTGTACTTCTCAGAATAGTACCATTTTTCTGCAGTTTCCTTGTCTTTAAACTCCAACATCACAAAACGGTCATGGTTCCACTTACCTTCTAATACATGAATTGGATTACCTCTTATCACGAATTTCCCTCCAAACTCTTTGACTGATTCCGGGGTCAATTTTTTATACTCTTCATATTTTTCAGGATCGTGTATATCTACTTCCACTAAAACAAAAGCCGCCATATCATTTTAATTATCAACTAGTTATAATTCAAATCCCAAGCCAGCTGCGTATCTTGTTTTCGCATAGGCTATTTTTCTTTTACTGATCAATTCATTTAAGGTCAAAATAGAATTAAACACAGATACTTCTCTGGCATTCACTAAAAATAAACTACTCTCCCCTATTTCAAAACGTCTCATTTCTCCTTGAAGTAAGGTTTCCAAATTGATTACATTTTGCTGATAAGTCGCGATTTGCCGGTTCAAATTAGAAAAATTATTTATTTCACTTTCTAGTTTGGTTCTCAGCTGGATTTCTTTTAAATCCCTAGAGTTTTCCTTTGAATAAATCTTTGCCTTTGCCAAACCCACCGCTCCTCTAGACTTTCTCCAAAGTAAAGGCGTATAAACGGAAAGTCCCCATTTATAATTATTTTCAAAAAAGCCCGCTCCTTCAAAATCATTTAGATTTTCGGTAAGAAAATTATATTTCAATTTGACCACAGGAATAATCTGTTGAGCTTTTAACCTTTTTTCTACATCCAAACTGGCTAGTTCAAAGTCTACTAATTGCAGTTCAGGGTGATTGGCTACAAAGGTCCTGAGCTCTTCTACATTCAACACTCCTAGATTAGTTGTTTCCAAAGGTTCAGGTACAATCCCTTCATTTAAATTGATAGGATTGCCTTCCTCATCCCATAAATAGGTGTTTAACTCTTGGGTAACAGAAAACAACGTGTTTTCTGCTTCCTGCAATTTATATTGCCTATTCAGAACTTGAGAAAATGCTTCTACGGTATCAATTGCTGGCAGGTCACCATATTTAAAACTTGATTTTACTGCTTCATATCGAACTTCAGCAAGTTCGACGCCTTCCTTTAAAACTTCTAGGTTAGTTTGAGCCAAAGACCACCTCCAATACATGTCAGTCGCTTGAAGGTAAAGGTTATTGAGTAATTTTTGCTTTTGGGACTCTGTGGATTCCTGGTAAATCTGAGCTTGTCTTAACGTAGCCCTTCTTTGATCCAAAATTAAACCCTGACCCAGATTTATGGAAGCCCCTGCCGCAAATAACCCATCAGAAGGCACAGTATACTCAGGGTTTAAATATTTCCCATTGTTCCTTTCAAAAGAACCATTTAATTCAATTCCAGCCCAAGTGGGAATACTGATTCCAGCTTCTTGCTTATTGTAGTATAAAGTTTCACTGTATGACTTCTTATCTAAATTTCCATATACCAATGGATCAAATCCTCCTCTAGCTGACCTGACCTCCATATCACCCATGAGTAATTGAAGTTCAGCCTGAGTAGCTATTGGATGGTATTCAATTACCCAGGCTAAAAAGGACTCATAGTTTAAAGTATCCGTGGCTTGCGAATAAGCACGGAAAAAACAACTACTGAAAAGGAAGGTGAAAAGTATAACTCTCATCATTTCTTCTTTCCTTCTGAAGCTACTGCTTCTTTTTCGTCTCTTGTATAATAATCAGCAGGGAATCCATTTAATTGCCTCCAGAGTTCATACCAGACTGGCACATCATTGAGTAGAGCAATTCCATCGGCACCAGACCCTATTCTTAACATTTCTGGCCAAGGTTCTTCTTCAGGATCCTGAGCTACCAAAACTCTGTATTGATTATTTGTTCCGGCATATTGGTCCATTGCTACTACTACGCCTCCAAAAGTACCATTAGAGATTCTAGGCCAACCTGAAAATACAATAGCAGGCCAACCATCGAAAATAAATCGAACCTTATTTCCTACTTTAATCAATGGCAAGTCTACAGGCTGTACATACATTTCTACAGCTAATTCAGCATCAGAGGGAATAATGTTTAAAATTTGATCCCCTTCTTTTATTGTTTCACCTATTCCGACTTGAATTGCCTTCGCCAGGTAACCATTCTGAGGAGCTAGAATATATCGAAACCCAGTTCTTGCCTCATAATTAGAATATTGGTTCTCTAATTTTGTAGTAGTAGCCTCCGCATCATATTGTGAGGACATAGCCGTGTAAATCTCAGATCGTGTTTTTGCTATTTTATCTCTAAACTCATTATCAATGGTATTCAGCTCAATTTTAGCTGATATCATCTCATTTTGGCTAATTAAATAGTCATTTTCTACAGAAAGTAATTTGGCTTGCACGTCTTGAAATTTCAATCGTCTTGATTCCAAATCAGTTAAAGACCTCAAACCCTCTGCATACAATTGCTCTGCTCTATCCAACTGTTTCTTTCCAATATCAAAATTCACTTTCGCTTGCTGGAACTTGATACTGTCTGATTGAACTTTCAACTCCGCCATTTTGAGCTTATTCTCCGCTTGCTGAATTTTCAGCACATTATTTTCTTGCAATGCTTGCAATTGAGCTTGTAGAGCACCAACCTTTTCTTTATAAGCTTCTGCAGAAAGAGTCTTTGCATCTACTTGCATCTGAGTTCTCGGTAAAAGCAAGGAATCAAAATATTCGTCTTTTATCTCAGAAATTCTCAGAATGGTATCTCCCCTGCTTACAAATGCCCCTTCCGTCACATACCACTTTTCAATTCTACCTGCAATGATGGAATGGATGGTTTGTGCTCTCTGTTCTGGTCTTAAAGCGGTAACATATCCTTTGGATCGAATACTTTGAGTCCAGGGAAGAAATAGAGATATAAATACGACAGCAATCAACCACGCTAGTAAGCGTATTCTCTTTTGACTTTGCTTTTCTGGTAAAGTCATAATCAAACTTTTAGCACCGCTAAAAGGAATCCGATCTTTGATTTTACTGCTGGAAATATTCAGCATAATAGTTTAATTATTTCTCGTGTATTGTATATAATCTTCATAGGATCCCTGTTTTAAGATTTTCCCGGAATCCAAAATAATTATCTCATCCAATTTCTGTAAAATATAAGGATCCTCAGTCACCATTAATAAAGTCCAACTTCCTGACATTAAATAATCTACAATTCTTGGTTTGATTTCAGGATTAACATATCGAAGGGCATTTTCCATAATAATTGCCTTAGGACTCCCTACCAAACTTCTTGCGATCAAAATACTTTGGGCCACAGACCTTGATAGTCCTCTTCCCTCAGGTAGCAATTCGGTGTTCAGGTCATCTGGTAATTGATAGATGTATTCTTTGAGACCTACCAATTCGATGATTTCTTCAAATTGTGTGGGATCTACATCCCTTCCAACCAAGATATTTTCTTTGATAGTCCCATGAAACAATTCTCCAAATTGAAGGCAATCACCAATCATTGCCCTGAATTTATCCAATTGAATCATATCCATAGAAAGGTCATTAATCATTACCGTTCCTTGATATTCTTCGTACAAACCATTCAGCAAAGCTAATAGCGCACTTTTTCCACTTCCACTTCTACCAGTGATTGCGATTTTCTTCCCAGGGTTAATGGTCAAAGAAACATCATTAATAATGGGCTTTATGGCATCATAAGGTTGAAATACCACATGTTCCATCCCAAACTTCAAACCTTCTGGTTTGGATACTACCAGTTTATCCGATCCTTCACTACGTTCTAAATCCAAATCCATCACGACACCCAGCTTTTCTACAGCTACAAGGGTGTCATAAACTGTCTCAAGAGAAAGAATCACTTTTTCTACAGAATTGACAACTAAGATGATGATGACTTCAGCTGCAACAAATTGACCGATACTTATTTGTTCATTGATCAATAAAAGACTCCCAGCCACCAATAAACTGGCAATTATGAGCACTTTGAAGCCAATCATGATTTTGTATTGAAGTATCAACACCGAAAAATGCTTGGTTCTAAAATCCACATACTTTTGAATCAGCTTGTCTGCTCTCAAAATTGGGAGTCTTGTATTACCAGTTAATTTAAAGGTGTTGAGTGTTCTTCCTATTTCTTGAAGCCAGAAGGCAGTTTGATATTTATAGGAAGATTCCTTCAGTGCTGTAGCCATACCTTTGGGACTGGTGAAATAGAAAATCAATACAAGAATCCCTAATAAAATGACACCAAAAAGAATGAAGGTGGGATGATAAAAAGACAATAGTAAGAGTCCAAATATCATTTGCAATACCGCCGTCGTAAAGTCAACCAACAATTTTGAAATCCCCTTCTGTAGGTTTACTGTATCAAAAAAACGATTGACTATTTCAGGGCCATATTCTCCATGAAGCACTTCAGTCTTTACCCTTGGTAGCCTGTAGGCCAAAGAAAGTCCTGATTTGGAAAAAATTCGCTGTTGAAGTTTTTCCGTTATTTGTAGTTGAGAGATTTGTAAAAATCCGCCGAAAGCAACTCCAATGGCTACCACAATTACCAATAGTATCCATGAAGTGGTGATCCTTCCTCCTAATATGAAATTCAAAATAGCTTGAATTCCTAAAGGAAGTGATAAAGCCACTATACCATTCAAAATGGCGTAAAAGTAGATCCCGTAGACCTGATTCTTTTCTTCTTGAAGAAGACTAAAAAATCTCTTCAGGGGAGTCATAGATCCTGTGCTATTCATGAATAATGGTTTTTGCTACCAAATGATGAAAGAATTGAAATCTTCCCTCTTTATCTAAATTTGATTCTGTCATTCCTGGAAGATGTTTTGCATGGAAAGATTGAAGGAGGCTAGCTTCCATAACGATATTAACCAAAGTTATAGGAAATTTGTAGGCAGGATTGATTTCTCTAATAATTTGTGCGATTCGATCCCCTAGAGTATACAATTGAGCATAGATTCCATTTTCATGTTCTGAATCCACACTTTTAGTTAAATACCCTTTGAGAGATTCGTTTGTAACAATTTTTCGAATTTCAATAGGATTCAAAAATTCATTTTCTACGAACATAGGACCCTCTACCAACAATTTAATCGCAATTTCTAGGCGTTCTTTCGGATCCTTCAAGTTGGCTGTTACATAAACTAAATTATGTTCGGTCCATGCCCAATGCCAAGCGGTCAAATACAATAAAAAATTATGCTTGTTTTCAAAGTACCGATAGATCGCGGGTTCTGATACCCCGATTTCTGTAGCTAATTTTTTAAATGTAAAATCCTCCATACCCAGCTCTAGCATAAGTTTGGAACCTACTTGTAAAATGGCATTACCTAACTCCGAACTATAGGGGTCCTTCACGAATAAATTTTCGTTTACCTCTACTTTTAATTTTCGTAAAATGTTTTCCATTTTCCTTGTTTATAAAGTGGAATAACGGATGATCGCTAATGAATGTTTAGTAAAACATCTATTCTTGTTAGTAATATTCACAAAAAAATTTTATTTAGTTTTTTATTAAAATTATAAATCGCTTAATATCAATAGAATAATATATTTTATTTCAATTTTTAATTAAGACATAAAACAAGGGCTAAAAAAAATCTTCTTATACCTTAACCTTGATTATCCTCTCGTGTAAAAACATTTTTATTGAAAATCTACTACCTTAAGAGTCTATGAAGAAAGCGAACCATTTTTTTCAATTTAACATCCGTTTTTGGGTGTTTTGGCCTTCCTTCATATTACTGATCCTTGCAGTTTTATTCAGTATTCTTTTTCCTGATTTCTTCATTACCTCTATTGAACAGATTCAGAAAGTCTTATTGACTAATTTTAGTTTAGGATTTAGCTGGGTTTCCTTTGCTATGACGATTATCGTCCTAATTACCTTCTTTTCTCCCATTGGCAAAGTAAGAATTGGTGGAAAGCATGCACAGCCGAGATTACCTAGATTAAGTTGGTTTGCCATCGTTTTATGTACTACCATAGCTGTAGGGATTTTGTTTTGGGGAAGCGCTGAACCATTATCCCACTTTTTATTCCCTCCAGAATTTAAAAACCTGAACAGCAAGTCGGTTGAAGCAGCAGACTTTTCTCTTGGTGCATTATTCTTTCATTGGGGATTTACACCGTATGCCATATACATTGTCCCGGCCTTGACCTTTAGTGTATTCTTTTATCAGGATAGAAACAAACCCTCCATCAGTTTAGCTGCAAAGCCATTACTAGGGTCAAACCTAAACAAACGGATGGAAAATATCATTGATGGAATTAGCTTGTTTTCTTTGGTTACTGGAATGGCTGGAGCTTTAGGAGCAGGAATCTTAAGCTTATCCGGAGGGTTTCTCAAACTATTTCCTGATTGGAATATGGGGGTTTTGTCTGGGGTAATTACGCTGGTAATATTATTGACATTTGTAATCTCCTCTTCTACAGGGATTGAAAGAGGAATCAAAAACCTTTCCTTGATCAACCTGTTTTTCTTTATCTTAATTGCAATACTCTTTGTTTTACTCGGTGAAGGAGGAAAAATATTGAGTTCCATAAAAATCGGATTTATAGAATATGGCAAGAATTTTTTGGACTTGAGTCTTCAATGGAATGGAGCAGGATCTACTTGGACCTATGATTGGTCTGTTTTCAATTTTGCCATGTGGATGGCTTGGGCCCCAGTTACCGCTGTTTTTCTAGGTAAAATCGCGTATGGACGAACTATTAGAGAATTTTTACTCTTTAATTGGTTCCTTCCGGCTCTTTTTTGTTTGATATGGATGGGTGTTTTTGGAGGAACAACATTGGATTTGGCGATACTCCATCCTGAATTTTATCAAAACCTCTTTCAAACATCAGGTCCTGAATCTATTATATACCAGGTTTTTGAGGATCTGGGCTATTTTAAGCTGTTTTCCTACCTGTTTATTTTAGCTATTTTCATTTCTTACGTTACCGCAGCAGATTCCAGCACGGATGCTTTGGCCAGCTTAAGCATGAAAAAAATCAGTGAGGATCCATTCCAGTCTGACACCAACTTAAAAATCATTTGGGGCACATTGATCGCATTTCTTGCCTGGATCATGATTTTATTCTCAGGCATAGATGGTGTCAGGATCTTATCTGTTATCGCAGGTGTACCTGCACTTTTTTTCTTGTTGATCGTTACGGTAAGCCTTTTACTATTGGTGATAGATCCAAAAAAATACCTCCGGGATTAATCTCCTTTGTATTTTAATTTTCCCATACCATAGAGGTATAATACTTTGGAATAGCGCAGCATCGCTGGAAATAGTAACAGGTTCCCAATCACCACTGTCGTGAGATACATCCATAATTCTGGTTCCTCTACAAGTACATTGATAGCTGTAAGTGCGGTTATTACCAAGGCTACCGAAAATGCATAACTGATATACATTGCTCCGTAGTAGAAATCTGGTTCTGGATTGAGATTAGCTTGACAATGGGGGCAAGTATGATGGATGGCGGAAAGCTTCCTGAAACTAAATGGAGAAACTGGAAAAATATTCCCAGTTCTACATTGAGGACATTTTGCTCCAAGCATTGCCTGAAAACCACTTTTATTACTCATGTTATTAATTTTGATTAAAGGTACCCCTTCGTCTAAAAAATATCTGTGTTGAAAATCACATATTGAAACTGGAGGGAAGGATTACCGGAGCTCATCCAGGTCATAATCTTTTCCTTTTCCCCACTGGAGTAATTCAAATATGGTATAGTATTCCAAGGTATCCAGATCCTTTACTTTGAAGTTTTGATCACTCAATCGATCAATAATCTCGAGTTTTCTTACTTCTCCTAAATTGACCATTTTATATACCCTACCTACTCGTAGATTGTCTAATGCTATTGCCATCTTAGGCTTTATCTTTAATTTTTACCCCAACAGCCTCAAAGGAAATCTCCAATTTTGGCTCAGTTATTTTAGCTATTTCTTCTTCTGACTTGCCTGCATCTTTTGCGTAATGCTGTAAAGTCTTCACACTGGTTTCTGTAAGTGTTGCCACTCCCTCCAAGATCATGGGAAATCCCTGTGAATTTTTAGGAACAAAAAACTCATAATTCTTGAAGGTTACTCTCATACTGTTTCCATTTGGCAAATCCATTTTAAGCCAACAGCCCTTTTCACTACAGACTTCAGTTATTTCTCCTGCGATTTTCCCTTCAAATGTTCCTTCCTTTTCGACAATTTCAACCATATCAGCAGCACTGGTAATATTGTTTTCCAATACTTCTGCTCCATAGGTTCCTGCTACTGTATCCTCTGGAGTCAATTCAGATCGATCAGCTGATGGTGAGGAACAAGAAAATCCAACACATATGGCTAAAATGGCAATTATGGCAACAGGTATTTTCATAACATCAAGATTTTGAATTGATCAAAAATAAAGGATTCAGTGCTAGCGAAAAAGAATTAAATGATGATTTCAATGATTTTACCCCTCTCCAAATAGCCTTTTGTAATTAAAAATTATTGCCATACTATTTATAAGTGAAACTTATAGAAACAATTTTTCCAATAAAGCTTCTAAAATTTTAACAATACTGTAATTTTACTGCCTGATTCAAAAATCGACCCTGCTCATGCCTCAAACCAAAAAATTTATCATTGATTTTGACAGTACTTTCACGCAAGTGGAAGCGTTGGATATTCTAGGTGAGATAAGCCTGGAAAATGATCCAGAAAGAGATCGTAAACTTCAAGCCATTAAAGATATCACGGACAAAGGAATGGATGGTTCCTTGACCTTTCGTGATAGTCTGATTCAGCGACTTGAAATCTTAAATGCAACACAATCCCAGATAGATGATCTGATTGATGCTTTAAAGAAAAAAGTGTCCAAATCATTTGAAAGGAATAAAGAGTTTCTTCAAGAAAATGCGGAAGATATTTTTATTATCTCCAATGGATTCAAAGATTTTATCATCCCTATCGTAGGGGATTATGGCATTAAGAAGGAAAATGTATTTGCCAATGAATTTGTCTATGACGATTCTGGAAATATCATTGATTTCAATCGGGAAAATCCTCTTTCTTCTAATAAAGGAAAGGCAGAAACCATCAAAAGAATTAATTTAGAAGGTGATATCTACGTGATTGGCGATGGCTATACGGATTACGAAATCAAAGCTTCTGGACTGGCAAATAAGTTTTATGCCTTTACAGAAAATGTTTCCCGGCCAAAAGTAACCAGCCAGGCGGATCATATTGCACCAAGTTTAGATGAAATCCTTTATATCAATAAATTGAACACGAAGTTTTCATACCCAAAAAGTAGGATCAAAGTGCTCCTTCTGGAAAATGTTCACCCAATCGGTGTGGATCTTTTGAAAGAAGAAGGCTATGATGTAGAAGTTATCAGTTCTGCCTTGAGCGAAGATGAGCTCTGCGAAAAAATCAAGAATGTATCCATCATAGGCATTCGATCTAAAACCAACATCACTAAGAAGGTGTTAGAGAATGCCAATCGATTGATCGCTATTGGTGCTTTCTGTATTGGCACCAACCAAATTGATCTGGAAACCTGTCAGGAAAAAGGGATTGCTGTATTCAATGCCCCTTTTAGCAATACCAGATCCGTTGTAGAAATGGCCATTGCAGAAATCATCTTTTTGATGCGGAATTTTGCGGACAAAACCGCTGCTATGCATCAAGGAAAATGGGATAAATCTGCCAGTGGAAGTTTTGAAATAAGAGGAAAAAAATTGGGTATTATTGGCTATGGTAACATTGGTGCCCAACTTTCTGTCCTTGCTGAAAGCATGGGGATGAACGTGTTTTATTACGATGTAATTGAAAGATTAGCATTGGGTAACGCGACCAAATTAGACTCTTTAGATGAGCTATTGAGTACTTGTGATATGATTTCCCTGCATGTGGACGGACGCAAAAGCAATAAAAATATCATCAACAAGGAGAAAATCGCCAAAATGAAAAAAGGAGCGATCCTTGTAAACCTTAGTAGAGGTCATGTGGTAGAAATTGCAGCCTTGAAAGAAGCCATTCTTTCCGGTCATTTGGCAGGTTGTGCTGTAGACGTATTCCCTGAAGAACCTAAAAATAATTCAGAACCCTTCGTTTCTGAATTGATCGGCTTACCCAATACCATACTCACTCCACATATTGGAGGTAGTACTTTGGAGGCACAGGAAAATATTGCACG is a genomic window containing:
- a CDS encoding UxaA family hydrolase: MINKALCLDPTDNVGVALTDLKIGDTFDLNGYKGNIISEVAAKHKFALKEFDSGEEVFMYGTIVGETTKPIQVGEAITLDNIKHKIREFQDEGATYNWNKPNIENIKGKTFLGYQRSDGQVGTANYWLVLPMVFCENTNVKLLQDAFEKALGFAVINPYENQVRNLVAAYQNEKFTESLAEPKIDTNSKVFENIDGIRFLTHDGGCGGTRGDSDTLCALLAGYLNHPNVAGATILSLGCQHAQVAILQDRLNNIQKGAQKPLVICEQQTEGTTDQLLQKAVNETFKGLIEANKIERTPAPISKLVIGLECGGSDGFSGISANPTLGRVSDLVVASGGSAILSEFPELCGAEQPIIDRCVNPTVAEKFIRLMDEYANAAERVGSGFDMNPSPGNIKDGLLTDAIKSCGAAKKGGTAPVSDVLDYTEYVKVPGLNLLCTPGNDVESTTGLAGSGANIILFSTGLGTPTGNPVCPVIKVATNDKLTARMPDIIDFNTGGIISGAESIESCGEKLLDLIIEVASGRIKTKAEQKKNYDFIPWKRGVSL
- a CDS encoding DUF1330 domain-containing protein gives rise to the protein MAAFVLVEVDIHDPEKYEEYKKLTPESVKEFGGKFVIRGNPIHVLEGKWNHDRFVMLEFKDKETAEKWYYSEKYTKARKIRENAASANFFIVET
- a CDS encoding TolC family protein encodes the protein MMRVILFTFLFSSCFFRAYSQATDTLNYESFLAWVIEYHPIATQAELQLLMGDMEVRSARGGFDPLVYGNLDKKSYSETLYYNKQEAGISIPTWAGIELNGSFERNNGKYLNPEYTVPSDGLFAAGASINLGQGLILDQRRATLRQAQIYQESTESQKQKLLNNLYLQATDMYWRWSLAQTNLEVLKEGVELAEVRYEAVKSSFKYGDLPAIDTVEAFSQVLNRQYKLQEAENTLFSVTQELNTYLWDEEGNPINLNEGIVPEPLETTNLGVLNVEELRTFVANHPELQLVDFELASLDVEKRLKAQQIIPVVKLKYNFLTENLNDFEGAGFFENNYKWGLSVYTPLLWRKSRGAVGLAKAKIYSKENSRDLKEIQLRTKLESEINNFSNLNRQIATYQQNVINLETLLQGEMRRFEIGESSLFLVNAREVSVFNSILTLNELISKRKIAYAKTRYAAGLGFEL
- a CDS encoding HlyD family secretion protein — encoded protein: MLNISSSKIKDRIPFSGAKSLIMTLPEKQSQKRIRLLAWLIAVVFISLFLPWTQSIRSKGYVTALRPEQRAQTIHSIIAGRIEKWYVTEGAFVSRGDTILRISEIKDEYFDSLLLPRTQMQVDAKTLSAEAYKEKVGALQAQLQALQENNVLKIQQAENKLKMAELKVQSDSIKFQQAKVNFDIGKKQLDRAEQLYAEGLRSLTDLESRRLKFQDVQAKLLSVENDYLISQNEMISAKIELNTIDNEFRDKIAKTRSEIYTAMSSQYDAEATTTKLENQYSNYEARTGFRYILAPQNGYLAKAIQVGIGETIKEGDQILNIIPSDAELAVEMYVQPVDLPLIKVGNKVRFIFDGWPAIVFSGWPRISNGTFGGVVVAMDQYAGTNNQYRVLVAQDPEEEPWPEMLRIGSGADGIALLNDVPVWYELWRQLNGFPADYYTRDEKEAVASEGKKK
- a CDS encoding peptidase domain-containing ABC transporter, which encodes MNSTGSMTPLKRFFSLLQEEKNQVYGIYFYAILNGIVALSLPLGIQAILNFILGGRITTSWILLVIVVAIGVAFGGFLQISQLQITEKLQQRIFSKSGLSLAYRLPRVKTEVLHGEYGPEIVNRFFDTVNLQKGISKLLVDFTTAVLQMIFGLLLLSFYHPTFILFGVILLGILVLIFYFTSPKGMATALKESSYKYQTAFWLQEIGRTLNTFKLTGNTRLPILRADKLIQKYVDFRTKHFSVLILQYKIMIGFKVLIIASLLVAGSLLLINEQISIGQFVAAEVIIILVVNSVEKVILSLETVYDTLVAVEKLGVVMDLDLERSEGSDKLVVSKPEGLKFGMEHVVFQPYDAIKPIINDVSLTINPGKKIAITGRSGSGKSALLALLNGLYEEYQGTVMINDLSMDMIQLDKFRAMIGDCLQFGELFHGTIKENILVGRDVDPTQFEEIIELVGLKEYIYQLPDDLNTELLPEGRGLSRSVAQSILIARSLVGSPKAIIMENALRYVNPEIKPRIVDYLMSGSWTLLMVTEDPYILQKLDEIIILDSGKILKQGSYEDYIQYTRNN
- a CDS encoding TetR/AcrR family transcriptional regulator; translated protein: MENILRKLKVEVNENLFVKDPYSSELGNAILQVGSKLMLELGMEDFTFKKLATEIGVSEPAIYRYFENKHNFLLYLTAWHWAWTEHNLVYVTANLKDPKERLEIAIKLLVEGPMFVENEFLNPIEIRKIVTNESLKGYLTKSVDSEHENGIYAQLYTLGDRIAQIIREINPAYKFPITLVNIVMEASLLQSFHAKHLPGMTESNLDKEGRFQFFHHLVAKTIIHE
- a CDS encoding BCCT family transporter — its product is MKKANHFFQFNIRFWVFWPSFILLILAVLFSILFPDFFITSIEQIQKVLLTNFSLGFSWVSFAMTIIVLITFFSPIGKVRIGGKHAQPRLPRLSWFAIVLCTTIAVGILFWGSAEPLSHFLFPPEFKNLNSKSVEAADFSLGALFFHWGFTPYAIYIVPALTFSVFFYQDRNKPSISLAAKPLLGSNLNKRMENIIDGISLFSLVTGMAGALGAGILSLSGGFLKLFPDWNMGVLSGVITLVILLTFVISSSTGIERGIKNLSLINLFFFILIAILFVLLGEGGKILSSIKIGFIEYGKNFLDLSLQWNGAGSTWTYDWSVFNFAMWMAWAPVTAVFLGKIAYGRTIREFLLFNWFLPALFCLIWMGVFGGTTLDLAILHPEFYQNLFQTSGPESIIYQVFEDLGYFKLFSYLFILAIFISYVTAADSSTDALASLSMKKISEDPFQSDTNLKIIWGTLIAFLAWIMILFSGIDGVRILSVIAGVPALFFLLIVTVSLLLLVIDPKKYLRD